One Natator depressus isolate rNatDep1 chromosome 6, rNatDep2.hap1, whole genome shotgun sequence DNA window includes the following coding sequences:
- the LRRC4C gene encoding leucine-rich repeat-containing protein 4C, which translates to MLNKMTLHPQQIMIGPRFNRALFDPLLVVLLALQLLVVAGLVRAQTCPSVCSCSNQFSKVICVRKNLREVPDGISTNTRLLNLHENQIQIIKVNSFKHLRHLEILQLSRNHIRTIEIGAFNGLANLNTLELFDNRLTTIPNGAFVYLSKLKELWLRNNPIESIPSYAFNRIPSLRRLDLGELKRLSYISEGAFEGLSNLRYLNLAMCNLREIPNLTPLVKLDELDLSGNHLTAIRPGSFQGLMHLQKLWMIQSQIQVIERNAFDNLQSLVEINLAHNNLTLLPHDLFTPLHLERIHLHHNPWNCNCDILWLSWWIKDKAPSNTACCARCNTPPNLKGRYIGELDLNYFTCYAPVIVEPPADLNVTEGMAAELKCRASTSLTSVSWITPNGSVMTHGAYRVRIAVLSDGTLNFTKVTVQDTGLYTCMVSNSIGNTTASATLNVTALDNGYTYFSTVTVETMEPSQDEARTTEQIGPTPVIDWETTNVTTSLTPQSTRSTEKTFTIPVTDASNGIPGIDEVMKTTKIIIGCFVAITLMAAVMLVIFYKMRKQHHRQNHHAPTRTVEIINVDDELTGDTPIESHLPMPAIEHEHLNHYNSYKSPFNHTTTVNTINSIHSSVHEPLLIRMNSKDNVQETQI; encoded by the coding sequence ATGTTGAACAAGATGACCTTACATCCACAGCAGATAATGATAGGTCCTAGGTTTAACAGGGCCCTATTTGACCCCCTGCTTGTGGTGCTACTGGCTCTTCAACTTCTTGTGGTGGCTGGTCTAGTCAGGGCTCAAACTTGcccttctgtctgctcctgcAGCAACCAGTTCAGCAAAGTGATCTGTGTGCGGAAGAATCTGAGAGAAGTCCCAGACGGCATCTCCACCAACACACGGTTATTGAATCTCCATGAGAACCAGATCCAAATAATTAAGGTGAATAGTTTCAAACATTTGAGACACCTGGAGATCTTGCAGCTGAGTAGGAATCATATTAGAACCATTGAAATAGGGGCCTTCAATGGTCTGGCCAATCTCAACACTCTGGAACTTTTTGACAATCGTCTTACCACCATCCCTAATGGGGCTTTTGTATACCTGTCAAAACTGAAGGAGCTTTGGTTGAGAAACAACCCTATTGAGAGCATCCCTTCTTATGCTTTTAACAGAATCCCTTCCCTACGTAGGCTGGATTTGGGGGAACTAAAAAGGCTTTCATACATCTCAGAAGGTGCTTTTGAAGGTCTGTCCAATTTGAGGTATTTGAACCTTGCTATGTGCAACCTTCGAGAGATCCCTAACCTCACACCACTCGTAAAACTGGATGAGTTAGATCTTTCTGGGAACCATCTGACAGCCATCAGGCCGGGGTCCTTTCAAGGGTTAATGCATCTTCAAAAATTGTGGATGATACAATCCCAGATTCAAGTGATTGAAAGGAATGCCTTCGATAACCTTCAGTCACTGGTGGAAATCAACCTGGCACACAACAACCTAACACTACTGCCTCATGATCTCTTCACACCACTCCACCTAGAAAGGATCCACCTGCACCACAATCCTTGGAACTGCAACTGTGACATTCTTTGGCTCAGCTGGTGGATTAAGGACAAAGCACCCTCCAACACTGCATGCTGTGCTCGCTGCAACACACCTCCCAATTTGAAAGGAAGGTACATCGGTGAGCTGGACCTGAATTATTTCACATGTTATGCTCCGGTGATAGTGGAGCCACCAGCAGACCTCAACGTCACAGAAGGCATGGCTGCAGAACTGAAATGCCGAGCATCGACCTCCCTGACCTCTGTATCTTGGATTACTCCAAATGGATCGGTTATGACGCATGGGGCATACAGAGTTCGGATTGCTGTGCTCAGTGATGGCACATTAAATTTTACAAAGGTGACCGTGCAAGACACGGGCTTGTATACCTGCATGGTGAGTAACTCTATTGGGAATACCACAGCTTCTGCCACACTGAACGTGACTGCACTGGACAATGGTTACACATACTTTTCAACTGTTACCGTAGAGACTATGGAACCTTCTCAGGATGAGGCCCGGACCACAGAGCAAATTGGGCCCACGCCAGTTATTGACTGGGAGACCACCAATGTGACAACTTCTCTTACTCCACAGAGCACAAGGTCAACAGAAAAAACATTTACCATCCCAGTCACAGATGCAAGCAATGGGATCCCAGGAATAGATGAGGTTATGAAGACTACCAAAATCATAATTGGTTGTTTTGTGGCTATCACTCTCATGGCCGCTGTGATGCTGGTAATTTTCTACAAAATGAGGAAACAGCATCACCGGCAGAACCACCATGCTCCAACACGGACTGTAGAGATCATTAATGTGGATGATGAGCTTACAGGTGATACACCCATAGAGAGTCACTTGCCCATGCCAGCCATAGAGCATGAGCACCTAAATCATTATAACTCTTATAAGTCTCCTTTCAACCACACAACAACAGTTAACACAATAAATTCAATACACAGTTCAGTGCATGAACCGTTATTGATCCGAATGAACTCAAAAGACAATGTACAAGAGACTCAGatctaa